A portion of the Ricinus communis isolate WT05 ecotype wild-type chromosome 10, ASM1957865v1, whole genome shotgun sequence genome contains these proteins:
- the LOC8270508 gene encoding 36.4 kDa proline-rich protein, whose amino-acid sequence MAKYALANLFILLLNLGTLLTSLACPYCPYPTPPSKPPPGHPPKYPPRHPPKVKPPFHPKPPKQPPHVKPPHPKPPHVPKPPIVKPPTIPKPPIVRPPYIPKPPVVNPPPFVPKPPVVNPPPFVPKPPVVNPPPFVPKPPVVNPPPFVPKPPVVNPPPFVPKPPIVYPPNPPVTPPSSPPYIPKPPVVTPPIKPPTPPTLPPKPPVITPPTKPPTPETPCPPPPPPPVPCPPPPPKQETCPIDTLKLGACVDVLGGLIHIGIGSSAKDACCPVLQGLVDLDAALCLCTTIKAKLLNLNIIIPIALEVLVDCGKNPPPGFQCPA is encoded by the coding sequence ATGGCCAAGTATGCTCTGGCTAACCTCTTTATCCTCCTTCTAAACTTGGGCACTTTGCTCACTTCTCTTGCTTGCCCTTACTGTCCATACCCAACTCCACCCTCTAAGCCACCGCCCGGGCATCCTCCTAAATACCCACCGAGACACCCTCCAAAAGTAAAGCCACCCTTTCACCCTAAACCACCAAAACAGCCGCCTCATGTCAAGCCACCCCATCCCAAACCTCCCCATGTCCCTAAACCACCCATTGTCAAACCACCCACCATTCCCAAACCTCCGATCGTTCGTCCTCCCTATATACCAAAACCTCCTGTAGTGAACCCACCACCTTTTGTACCAAAACCTCCTGTAGTGAACCCACCACCTTTTGTACCAAAACCTCCTGTAGTGAACCCACCACCTTTTGTACCAAAACCTCCTGTAGTGAACCCACCACCTTTTGTACCAAAACCTCCTGTAGTGAACCCACCACCTTTTGTACCAAAACCACCTATTGTTTACCCACCAAATCCCCCTGTAACACCACCATCGTCACCACCGTATATTCCTAAACCTCCTGTGGTAACTCCGCCTATAAAACCTCCTACACCACCAACCCTACCGCCTAAGCCACCAGTGATCACCCCACCTACGAAGCCACCAACCCCAGAAACCCCATGCCCTCCTCCTCCACCCCCTCCGGTGCCATgtccacctccaccaccaaAGCAGGAAACTTGCCCCATTGATACTCTTAAGTTAGGAGCATGTGTTGATGTGTTAGGTGGGCTAATCCACATTGGTATTGGGAGTAGTGCCAAGGATGCATGTTGTCCAGTGCTTCAAGGGCTTGTAGACTTAGATGCTGCTCTATGTCTTTGCACCACCATCAAAGCTAAGCTTCTTAATCTCAATATTATTATACCTATTGCTCTTGAGGTCCTCGTTGACTGTGGCAAGAACCCACCTCCAGGATTCCAATGTCCAGCCTAA